The genome window TCACCCTCCCAGGCATCTGACTTACCAGGGTCTTGGATCTTCAGCCCTCCTTGCAATTTGTTGCTAAGGTCATTGGATTGCCCTCCAACTTGGTGGGTTCCCACCGAGCCATGCTGGGGGGGACCTGGCCTTTCGGAATCCTGCCGAACAGCTTTGGAGGCGCACTGAGTAAAAGTGTCTTTGGCATTTTGCTGCCACAGCTGCGCACAAAGCTGCAGCTGCTGCTCGGCTGGCTGCGCAGTGGGCGGCTGCGGTTCCGCGGATGGGGATGGCGGCTGCCGTTTGGCCGGTGGCAGCTTCGCCTTCTGCTGCAACTCCCGGGAAGTCTGGGGATTTCTCTCAGACTGAACTTCCTTCTCTTGGAGATTCTTCATTTCCTGGCAAGAAGCCCCAGACAAATGGGATCcttgtccctccccacccagtcaCCCCATCTGCCAAAGACCCTGCAGTAAGCAAGGCCCAGGGATCCGAAGGCAGAGTGGCCTCAGGGTCTCTGGCTAGCTAGCTGCCTCCTCTGAGGTGGGTCAGCAGAGGGTGGCTCTTGGACTGGAGATGTTGGTAGGTGATGAGAAGGTAGTGTTGCTCAGTTTTTTGTTGATGGCCAATGGTGTCTTGGGGACTCTGGTCCCTGGAACCTGATGTTCCAGGGAGCTGGAGGCTGAGGCTAGACTATCTCCCTTCATCCACATCACCCAAAAACTGTTTCTATGGGGACAGTgcccctggcccagcccctgcTCAGAAAACAGCAGTCTCTGAGCACCTACTTCCTACCCTGGGAGCTGTGCACTAAACAGTCTGCAGTACCAGATGATAAGGAATAATTTTCCTGCCAACTCTTTGAAacagcactgtccaatagaaatagaatatgtgccatgtgtaattttaaattttgtagtagccacaaaaaaagaaacaggtgaaacgaattttaagaatatattttatttaacccaatacatCCAAAACATCAACTTggtatatgaaaatattaatgagatagtttatattctttgtttttgtactAAGTCTTCAAAACTTAGCAtgaatttttatattccacagcaCATCTTAGTTTGGACACTACATTCtcatgagaaataaaagatgCATATTTACATGCTGTAAAGTTTACAGCTGGAAAAAGTATTCACATATCCAAGTTGTTCCAAACACATGTAAATAAGTTTTCCAGTATGTAAACcgagtatttattttaaaatttatatttaaattaattaaatatatagaaattttaAACTTCAGTTCCTTAGcctcactagccacatttcaaaggcTCAGTAGCATACAGGCTGATGGTCACTGTATTGGACAGAGCACCTTTAAAACCTCCCAGGCCTGACCTCCCCACATCTGTTGGGCCTCAGCTTAGCACAACAAAAGCTGAGTCAtcccaggacacacacacacacacacacacacacacacacacacacacacagtccatcCAAGAAAACATCCAGGGAAAAGATGTTActttcctcctgcccccagcaAAACAACACTGACCAGATAATAGCTTCCTAGGTAGGCGTCTGCCTTCTCTCCCCATTCCCTTCCTGCCTGTGGAAGGGCCCTGATGAACCCGGTCCCTCCCATGCACCTGCTCTTCCTGCTGTTGCTGCTGCTGGGCCATCAGCCACCTCCTGTCCAAAGCCATCTGCCTACGACGGGCCTCCCAGTGGTAAGCACTTCCCATGATGGTGGGGGAGGCGGAAGCCCCAGGCAGGGGATGGGGACAGCAGAGCTCAGGATTCTGT of Manis javanica isolate MJ-LG chromosome 4, MJ_LKY, whole genome shotgun sequence contains these proteins:
- the CCDC200 gene encoding coiled-coil domain-containing protein 200 isoform X1, with protein sequence MGSAYHWEARRRQMALDRRWLMAQQQQQQEEQEMKNLQEKEVQSERNPQTSRELQQKAKLPPAKRQPPSPSAEPQPPTAQPAEQQLQLCAQLWQQNAKDTFTQCASKAVRQDSERPGPPQHGSVGTHQVGGQSNDLSNKLQGGLKIQDPVKELHTAVVIQSPQDTIGHQQKTEQHYLLITYQHLQSKSHPLLTHLRGGS
- the CCDC200 gene encoding coiled-coil domain-containing protein 200 isoform X2, which encodes MGSAYHWEARRRQMALDRRWLMAQQQQQQEEQEMKNLQEKEVQSERNPQTSRELQQKAKLPPAKRQPPSPSAEPQPPTAQPAEQQLQLCAQLWQQNAKDTFTQCASKAVRQDSERPGPPQHGSVGTHQVGGQSNDLSNKLQGGLKIQDPDFRKSYQSSPDKYTQPARFTSRNYTQQW